TACACTCTTATTATAGTTAATCACGTGGTAGACATCAACAAGTGCTGCGATGGAATCGTCTTGTTTTAAGTCAACAACCATAATTTGGTTGCCATCACGTTGTCCACTCATCTCTTTGATAAGATCAATTTGGTACTTACGTACATAGTCTGATTCTTTCATATAGATAACAGTTAGTGTTTTTGAGTTAACAATTGATTTTGGCCCATGACGGAATCCAAGCGGTGAATTATGCATTGTAACAACTTCACCTGCCGTAAGTTCCAACATTTTAAGTGCACTCTCTTGTGCAAACCCATTAAGGTCAGCGTCACCCAAGTAAACGATACGTTCAAATTTAAAATCATTAACAAGCTTTTCAATTACTTTATAGTCGCTTGTATTGAATTCGCTACCTACGCGGATAAGTTCTGCAATAGCATCTGCGTGTGTATCCAAAGTATCAATATTGAATGCCAAGTATGCTGCTAAGAACATGTTTGAGAAACTACTTGTCATCGCAAATGATTGGTCATTTGTTTCTTTAGGTAACTTAATTGCATAGGTGTGGTCATCTTCGCGTAAAGCAAGTTTTCCTTCGTGGTTGCATGTAATAATAAGGTGCTTTGTATTTGGGTTTACAATCGATGCAACATCAACTGCTGCGATTGATTCTGGAGAGTTTCCAGAACGACCGAATGAAACAAGCAATGTAGGTTTCTTTGGATCGATGTACAATTCAGGTGTTACAACAATGTTTGTTGTTGCGATTGATTTAAAGTTTGAATTAATATTTTTAACAAGCACGGGTGCAAGTGAATTACCGACGAATTCAGAGGTTCCTGCTCCTGTAAAGATAACATCGTACTCTTTATTTCCTGTAACTTGTTCGATAAACGCTTTAATTTCTGCGCGTTTTTCTTTTATAATTTCGAATGTCTTACCCCATGTCGTTGGTTGTTGCGATATTTCATTGGCTGTATGGAAAGCGGTAAGTGATTCCCAGTGAGCTTTGTCTTGATTAAACATTTATATGTTCTCCGTTTCTAGTTTCTTCCTCATTATCATTATAGGTAGAGATTTGGGGGTCCTCAACCGAATTGGTTAAAGGTGCAAAAAGTGTACCGAAAAAGACAAATAGGGGACTGTAAGTGAAATTGAATATGCGATACAATAGAGTTAATAAGAGAATCGTATAAGGAGAGAAATCATGAAAAAGACCCAAGAGAAGACATTTGTAGATTTCATTAACAAAAAGACATACCGTGTTCCAAAATCCAAAGAAACCTTACTTGGTGTCTATCAAAATCGGTATGCCATTATACTGGCAGTTTGTGTATTGCTCGAAGGTTTTATCTTTGGTTTATGGCCAACACTCTTCTTTGCTCTCGTAACAGTCGTATTCACAGAATATGTATACCGTTCACGATTCTTAAAGTCATTGACAGTTATTCCAACAGAAACGGTTACGAAGAAAGAGATCAACAAACAAGCAACAATCATGAATTGTTTACTTTACCTCGCTTTGGGTATTGGTCTTATCTACTATGCCCTGGGAGAACCCCATCCTGATACACAAAAGATTTTACTTTTAGCCATCGGTGCAGGAACCTTGGGTGTTGGCATCACATACGTCACCAAACTTTTTACTAAAAATGCATAGATAGATTTCCAAGAGATGTCACATGACATCTTTTTTTAGGAATGTTTTTATGATGCTCATACTTAACTGTAGGAGGGCAGATTGAAAGGAAATTAAGATAGAGAGGAGTAATATCTGATTTCCCCAGATTGTGCAATCTGCACCCTAAAGGAGAAAACTATGAAAAAAATTTCAATCATGGAAGGAGTAGCAATAAAGATGTCGAAGGTGGTACTATTAATGATTTCTAGAGGGCAACAGATACGCCCTGTGAGAAGATAAAATGCGTCAGAAAAAGAGATCAATATCAAAAAATATAATAATCAAAGAAGCTATTATTATTTACATCGCTGCAGCGATACTTTATCCCTTAGAAAAAACTGATTTTCATCAAACGCTAATAAGGAGTTCACTCATGAAAGAAATGATTGTCGGTATATTTTCATTTGCAATTTCACTCATTTTGACAAAATTGATGTTAAGAAAATTCTGCAAGATTGAACATATTCTACAATCAAACAGTGAGAATAATGAGTAATTCAATGGGCACAATCCGTGCCTTTTTCTTTTGTGTGCATTATTTAAGAATTGTCAACATTCAATGAATTGTGTAAGTGCAGTATTGATTTATGCAAATCATTCTTGACAGAAAACCTTTAGACTGAAAATGTAAGCGTGTACATACGCAAAAGGAGAAAGAATGAAAAAATTTAGTGTTTTAGTTCTAAGTTTACTCATGGCTTTGACTCTGATGAGTCCGGCGATGCATACTCCCGTTTACGCAGACGAGGAGCCAGCAACTGAAAAGCCTCGCGTCGATGCGACTGGATATGAAATACTGGGTTCTGTCGAAAATGTTGAAGTTCAAGGAACAGATGTTATCTTGACTTTAAGCGATGGAAATAGAACAAAGCTTTCATTTCTAACTGATAATTTATTCCGCTATTATGTTGATATTGAGGATACAGAGTTCCTAAAGTATCCCAAGCCAAATAGCAACGATCATAAAGCAACCATTCTTGCTAAAGAAGAATCTGACTTTATTAGCGAAAGTGGTGTTGTCATTACGGTTGATGAAGGGGAAGTCATTAAAATCTCAACAGCCAAGATTGTTGTAACAATCGAAAAAGCGACATCGCTCTTAACAGTGCGACGCATTGATGGATCGATTGTAATGCAAGAAGCAGCGCCATTAATGTACAAGGGCAATGAAACGGTTCAGTCTTTGGTGGAACATGATGATGAGTACTTTTATGGTGGTGGAACGCAAAATGGACGTTTTTCACATAAGGGAGAAATCGTTAAAGCTGTAAACACAAATAACTGGGTTGATGGTGGGGTCGCAAGTCCAAACCCATTCTACTGGACAACGAAGGGGTATGGGATTGTTCGCAATACCTTTAAGCCGGGTGAGTATGACTTTGGTAAGACGAGTCCTGGTGTTGTCTCTGCAACCCATAATGAAGCACGTTATGATGCGTATATTTTTGTAGGAGATAATCCAGAAGCATTGTTGAATGCTTATACAGACCTTACGGGGAAACCAGCACAACAACCTGATTATGCGTTTTATTTGGGCCATTTAAACTGCTACAACCGCGATGTTTGGAAAGAGACGGGTTCGGCTAGTGGGAAACTCATTGATGGAAAGTACTATTCCGAGCGTAACCCAAGTTCTGGAGAAATCCAACCGGGTGAAGTACAAGAATCCTTAATGGAAAAGAATGGAAACTTACCATTCACCGCACAACGTCAAATTGAAATTCATGAAGAGAAAGATATTCCACTGGGGTCCTTTTATCCCAACGATGGTTATGGTTGTGGATACGGTCAAACTGATTCCTTTGATGGTGATATTGAAGAATTAAAGGCATTTACTGATTTTGCGAACAGCAAAGGAATTGAAACGGGTCTTTGGACACAAGCAAACCTATGGCCACGCGATATCAACAATCCTCAAAAGGGAGAACGTGATATCCAACGTGAAGTTCAAGATGCTGGCGTTCGTGCGATTAAAACGGACGTTGCATGGGTAGGTGCGGGTTATTCAATGGCATTGAATGGTGTCATGCGTGGATACGAAGCAATCACTGAACTGGCAGGAACAAAAGCAATGATTGTTTCCTTGGATGGTTGGGCAGGAACCCAACGCTATGCAGGGATTTGGTCGGGTGACCAAACAGGAGGAAACTGGGAATACATTCGTTTCCATATCCCAACATACATTGGTACCGGTCTTTCAGGAATGCCCAATGTTGGAAGTGACATGGATGGAATTTTCGGAGGGAAAAATCCTGTAATTCAAACCCGTGACTTCCAATGGAAAGCCTTCACACCGTACATGCTTGATATGGATGGTTGGGGTTCATCACAAAAGAATCCATGGGAGTTTGGGGAAGATACGACATCAATCAACCGTGCATACCTTAAGTTGAAAGCAGAAATGATGCCTTATGTTGCAACGATTTCTGCACAATCAGCAAAAACTGGGATGCCGATGGTTCGCGCGATGTTCTTGGAGTATCCGGATTCCTACACACATTCGAAAGCAACCCAATATCAATACATGTGGGGAAGTTCTTTCTTGGTTGCTCCAATCTACCAAAATACCAATGCAAATGCTCAAGGGGATGATATCCGTAACGATATTTACCTTCCCGATGCTGAACAAATTTGGATTGACTATTTCACTGGCGATCAATACCGTGGTGGATCTGTTTTAAATAATTTTGAAGCCCCAATTTGGAAAACACCGGTCTTCGTCAAGAATGGTGCAATTATTCCAATGTATGCTGAAAACAACAACCCACGTGCTAAAGATGCAAACAATCCAAAGGGTCTGGAT
The window above is part of the Erysipelothrix sp. HDW6C genome. Proteins encoded here:
- a CDS encoding SIS domain-containing protein, which produces MFNQDKAHWESLTAFHTANEISQQPTTWGKTFEIIKEKRAEIKAFIEQVTGNKEYDVIFTGAGTSEFVGNSLAPVLVKNINSNFKSIATTNIVVTPELYIDPKKPTLLVSFGRSGNSPESIAAVDVASIVNPNTKHLIITCNHEGKLALREDDHTYAIKLPKETNDQSFAMTSSFSNMFLAAYLAFNIDTLDTHADAIAELIRVGSEFNTSDYKVIEKLVNDFKFERIVYLGDADLNGFAQESALKMLELTAGEVVTMHNSPLGFRHGPKSIVNSKTLTVIYMKESDYVRKYQIDLIKEMSGQRDGNQIMVVDLKQDDSIAALVDVYHVINYNKSVNTDFVGLNMVMYAQAMSLYKSIDLGKTPDNPWPSGLVNRVVQGVIIYPYSYKEAK